In Fibrobacter sp. UWB10, a single window of DNA contains:
- a CDS encoding DUF6055 domain-containing protein — MKKTIAIGIALLGGLACTEATTWTSVCPTKGYRQINSSDHFAVCIYDGYYNGIYNSINVDSAQVQRTLNILESTFHFYHDSLKWMLPQPSNANNKIKNNVYILNDEIINYLYGGRDGDACDDNGECSAGIWAGESQIYAYMELAHEYAHGLQSFAGDIGDGSFAGWIVESHANWTMHQHFSDRVPNGSEQLIDFPYIYYGSSIDQYNNWHFLEHLKEKFGGGVAGARVVNKIWTDSPKGVVDQTPFDAMLAVFDNWTLDSLNDEFGRFAMRQATLEYEKTHKKMYREKWGDYEFSTRRSTDSLRKANSHARVTMLNRIDSADNRYISPSYWAPQRWGYNLVRIYPDSVGRVKVKFRGIVQDEKVVDGYDCFDRHDVNGVHWCKYSPDQVPNPASGWRVGLIAEGADGTPRYSEMKAGTAFNLDIETKADDKALWLAVAATPTEMHKILFDQFYYSIYRYPYMIQINNGKPEGYNKNFWVPADTTNYRRHENGGGFVSNTAYVAPSVYVGPNAVVNGGKMIGNVRIEDFAVVDGGTFDGNVIVRDRAFISAGYFRENAVIEDDAWIVSGNIRGNAKIGALSVIKNSKIKDDAKIYTVFVPLDNMNVSGTAQLLGDFEPDPYEPMKDYTKGVFYGNIDTNKVNNDNFGANRTEPMVEVTASIENAEWYRIYEDYYRVQKPIIASISPAQNTNLKATDETFQVFDLKGKRLGSVNMTQGVSLNETLRAAGFNSGLYLVRGKNTHKMHRINVR, encoded by the coding sequence ATGAAGAAAACAATTGCGATAGGAATCGCACTTTTAGGCGGCCTTGCGTGCACCGAGGCTACGACTTGGACATCTGTGTGCCCTACAAAAGGATATCGGCAAATTAATTCGTCCGATCATTTTGCTGTTTGCATATACGATGGATATTACAATGGAATCTATAATTCGATAAACGTAGATTCTGCTCAGGTTCAAAGAACACTAAACATTCTTGAGAGTACATTTCATTTTTATCATGATTCATTAAAATGGATGCTTCCGCAACCGAGTAATGCAAACAACAAAATAAAGAACAATGTGTATATTCTAAACGATGAAATCATCAATTATCTTTATGGAGGTCGAGACGGAGACGCTTGTGATGACAATGGTGAGTGTTCGGCCGGCATTTGGGCAGGAGAAAGCCAAATATATGCCTATATGGAACTTGCGCATGAGTATGCTCATGGATTGCAAAGCTTTGCAGGTGATATAGGAGATGGTAGCTTTGCAGGGTGGATTGTTGAATCCCATGCAAACTGGACGATGCATCAGCATTTTTCAGATAGGGTTCCTAATGGATCCGAGCAATTGATTGATTTCCCTTATATCTATTATGGTTCTTCGATAGACCAGTACAACAACTGGCATTTTTTGGAACATCTAAAAGAAAAATTTGGCGGTGGAGTTGCTGGTGCTCGAGTGGTGAACAAAATATGGACCGATTCTCCCAAAGGGGTAGTTGACCAAACGCCGTTTGATGCGATGCTTGCTGTTTTTGACAACTGGACGCTTGATTCTTTGAACGACGAATTCGGACGTTTCGCCATGAGACAGGCAACTCTTGAATATGAGAAAACTCACAAAAAAATGTACCGAGAAAAATGGGGCGACTACGAGTTTTCGACACGGCGTAGTACAGATTCTTTAAGAAAGGCGAATTCTCATGCCCGCGTCACGATGCTCAATAGGATTGACTCTGCAGACAACCGTTACATTTCGCCGAGCTATTGGGCGCCGCAGCGCTGGGGCTATAACCTTGTGCGTATTTACCCCGATAGCGTGGGACGCGTAAAGGTCAAGTTCCGCGGTATCGTTCAAGATGAGAAGGTCGTTGATGGCTACGATTGTTTTGATAGGCACGATGTGAACGGAGTTCATTGGTGCAAATATTCCCCGGATCAAGTGCCAAATCCCGCTTCGGGCTGGAGAGTTGGCCTGATTGCAGAAGGTGCCGATGGTACACCGCGTTATAGCGAAATGAAGGCTGGTACGGCATTCAATCTTGATATTGAAACCAAAGCTGACGATAAGGCCCTGTGGCTTGCTGTTGCCGCTACACCGACTGAAATGCACAAAATTCTGTTTGACCAATTCTACTACAGCATTTATCGCTATCCGTACATGATTCAAATCAATAACGGCAAGCCTGAAGGTTACAACAAGAACTTCTGGGTGCCTGCCGATACAACCAATTACAGAAGGCATGAAAATGGTGGCGGTTTCGTAAGTAACACAGCTTATGTTGCGCCCTCTGTATACGTTGGCCCGAATGCCGTAGTGAATGGCGGTAAGATGATTGGAAATGTACGCATTGAAGACTTCGCAGTAGTTGATGGCGGTACATTTGATGGAAATGTTATTGTTCGCGATCGAGCCTTTATTTCAGCGGGTTACTTTAGAGAAAACGCTGTAATCGAAGACGATGCCTGGATCGTAAGCGGTAACATTCGCGGAAATGCGAAAATTGGCGCTCTTTCGGTAATTAAGAACAGCAAAATTAAAGACGATGCCAAGATTTACACCGTATTTGTGCCGTTGGATAATATGAATGTTTCCGGAACGGCGCAGCTGCTTGGCGATTTTGAACCTGATCCGTATGAACCGATGAAGGATTATACCAAGGGCGTTTTCTATGGCAACATTGATACCAACAAGGTGAATAATGACAATTTCGGTGCCAATCGTACAGAACCCATGGTTGAAGTTACTGCAAGTATCGAAAATGCCGAATGGTACAGAATCTACGAAGATTACTATAGGGTACAAAAGCCCATTATCGCATCGATTTCGCCTGCGCAGAATACCAACTTGAAGGCTACAGACGAAACGTTCCAAGTCTTTGACTTAAAGGGCAAACGTCTCGGCTCTGTCAATATGACCCAGGGTGTATCTTTGAACGAAACTCTCCGTGCAGCCGGTTTCAACAGCGGTTTGTACCTGGTTCGCGGCAAAAACACCCATAAAATGCATCGCATAAACGTTCGCTAG
- a CDS encoding DUF6055 domain-containing protein, which yields MKVNHGINFAMAVFCAGAVSANAAIEWVNQCASNGFTQIAESDHFEVCKKPTTDDGQANNVSIPNSDAQGVLQSLEKVYSFYIDSLGWMLPFPKSADKKLKSNIYVYDNSVMAALYGGQDFVKDLNGEYGPGMWVGVGSLKDYWGTSHEFAHGLQGVAGWLGNNSHAGWMAESHANWMAHQYNPDDAHCAEYLINYPYLYYGSTRDRYCNWQFLEHLKEEFGGGNKGAHEVNRIWMESIRDGEDGRMEQTPFTAMMMVYGWSLDSLNAQFGKFAMKNATLEYAPAKKALYKKSWGDYGFATRRTASGWGDLYRRHPRVTMLNKMECAAGKECADHYISPSYWAPQRWGYNLVRIYPDSAGKVTIKFRGIVQDKPAVSGYPCFGDNTDYYKGKTYKWCNYAPDKLPDPASGWTVGLVAEGADGTPRYSEMKHGTAFNLDIETKAGDKALWLAVTATPTEMQTILWDQFYYSIYRYPYMIEVVNGAPEGYNRGFWKPLNASSYSKHANGGGLVSGKANVAATAYVGPDAVVNGGTVSGNARIEDFAVVDGGTISGNAVVRGRALVTAGTVGDDAVLEEDAWLVSGSITGKAKVGALSIIAGSTTVTDNAQVYGVMWAVTDKKLSGTAQLRGDLENNFTKEISKGIFYGMVDDGMLNNASYGANLTTPPTDATASIEKATWYAIKEDSTGVITRITNDSPNRNLGVYKTDNVLQLQLPQGTRSVAITDYQGRILLMQQGSPSTMSIAKFPQGIYYVIVRTEKGKLTKRFVK from the coding sequence ATGAAAGTCAATCATGGTATAAATTTTGCCATGGCGGTATTTTGCGCAGGTGCAGTAAGCGCGAACGCCGCCATTGAATGGGTAAACCAGTGCGCAAGTAACGGATTTACGCAAATTGCAGAATCGGATCATTTTGAGGTCTGTAAAAAGCCCACGACCGATGACGGCCAGGCGAATAACGTCTCTATTCCGAATTCGGATGCCCAGGGCGTTCTTCAGTCGCTTGAGAAGGTTTATTCCTTCTATATAGATTCGCTCGGTTGGATGTTGCCGTTCCCGAAGAGCGCCGACAAAAAGCTTAAAAGCAACATTTACGTGTACGATAATTCCGTGATGGCGGCCCTTTATGGCGGCCAGGATTTCGTTAAAGACTTGAATGGCGAATATGGCCCGGGCATGTGGGTCGGCGTGGGTTCGCTAAAAGATTATTGGGGTACCTCCCACGAATTTGCACACGGCCTGCAGGGCGTTGCGGGCTGGCTCGGCAACAACAGCCATGCGGGTTGGATGGCGGAAAGCCATGCAAACTGGATGGCGCACCAATATAATCCAGATGACGCCCACTGCGCGGAATATTTAATCAATTACCCGTACCTGTATTACGGTTCCACGCGCGACCGTTATTGCAACTGGCAATTCCTGGAACACCTCAAGGAGGAATTTGGTGGAGGCAACAAGGGCGCGCACGAAGTCAACCGCATTTGGATGGAATCGATTCGCGATGGGGAAGATGGCCGCATGGAACAGACCCCGTTTACCGCGATGATGATGGTTTACGGCTGGTCGCTCGATAGCTTGAATGCGCAATTTGGCAAATTCGCCATGAAGAATGCGACGCTTGAATATGCGCCTGCAAAAAAGGCCTTGTACAAAAAATCTTGGGGCGACTACGGGTTTGCCACCCGTCGCACGGCCTCGGGCTGGGGCGACCTGTACCGCAGACACCCGCGCGTGACTATGCTGAACAAGATGGAATGCGCGGCGGGTAAGGAATGCGCAGACCATTACATTTCGCCGAGCTACTGGGCGCCGCAGCGCTGGGGCTACAATTTGGTGCGAATCTATCCGGATTCTGCCGGCAAGGTTACGATCAAGTTCCGCGGCATTGTGCAGGATAAGCCAGCTGTTAGCGGTTACCCATGCTTTGGCGACAATACGGACTACTACAAGGGCAAAACCTACAAATGGTGCAATTACGCGCCCGACAAGCTGCCGGACCCGGCCTCGGGCTGGACAGTCGGGCTAGTCGCGGAGGGCGCGGACGGAACGCCCCGTTACAGCGAAATGAAGCATGGAACCGCCTTCAATCTCGACATCGAGACGAAGGCTGGTGACAAGGCTTTGTGGCTTGCCGTGACGGCGACTCCGACTGAAATGCAGACGATTTTGTGGGACCAGTTCTACTACAGCATCTATCGCTATCCGTACATGATCGAAGTCGTAAACGGGGCGCCCGAAGGCTACAACAGGGGTTTCTGGAAGCCCTTAAATGCTAGCAGTTACAGCAAGCATGCAAACGGGGGCGGCCTCGTGAGCGGTAAAGCGAATGTGGCCGCGACCGCCTACGTGGGGCCCGATGCCGTCGTAAATGGCGGGACCGTGTCCGGCAATGCCCGCATCGAAGACTTCGCGGTCGTAGACGGCGGCACCATCAGCGGGAATGCCGTTGTCCGCGGACGCGCGCTCGTGACTGCGGGAACCGTCGGCGACGATGCCGTGCTCGAAGAAGACGCCTGGCTCGTTAGCGGAAGCATTACCGGCAAAGCGAAGGTCGGCGCGCTCTCAATTATTGCGGGCAGCACCACCGTGACCGACAACGCCCAAGTTTATGGCGTTATGTGGGCCGTTACCGACAAAAAGCTTTCTGGCACGGCACAGCTCCGCGGCGACCTCGAAAACAACTTCACCAAGGAAATTTCCAAGGGAATTTTCTACGGCATGGTCGACGACGGCATGCTGAATAATGCAAGCTACGGCGCAAACCTCACCACACCTCCGACCGATGCAACCGCAAGCATCGAGAAGGCTACTTGGTATGCAATCAAGGAAGATTCTACAGGCGTAATCACTCGAATTACGAATGATTCACCCAATCGCAATCTTGGTGTATACAAGACTGACAATGTGTTACAACTCCAGCTTCCTCAAGGAACGCGAAGCGTTGCCATTACAGACTATCAAGGGCGCATTCTCTTAATGCAACAGGGGAGTCCGTCAACAATGTCTATCGCCAAGTTCCCGCAAGGAATTTATTATGTTATCGTAAGAACGGAAAAGGGAAAACTTACCAAACGTTTCGTTAAATAG
- a CDS encoding MFS transporter: MWKTKGAIRYFLSILAMTFVQMGVFIYAQKILSGSFTNVESGQTWQAFMLQIFFLAPYILMVFFAGFFTNKFSKNKVLAWSALFMTVFVIAQAVLVSCNCPRVAFWLSIGLSCGFAVHSAAKYGILKEMFGVRNLSFANAFLQIFGLGGIICASWLAVVGVNLINLESLHSYAAVNFITSKSIVIPWILTGVAILGTVASFLVPKVKYENPNVNIENVKKHLSLGWRVPTLRASIIALSMFWALAQVFVLMYQDVSGSHDINTIQNYLAFAIAGLMVGSIIAATKSRDFIETGFIPMGMIGVSVCMFLVPFFVHPVALVVLYSLTGVFGGLFLVPVNALLQYNTRPNNSGSVLALANMIQAIVLIVFLFLFSALVHYTDIEPQRYFLGIAVISMLVFVWTISNLPQALLRSMLKLVFNRYKIRVLGVQNIPNEGPVLLVGNHHSFVDWAMLQMASPRALCIASNKDHFEKWYLRAVLKRLGMIRIDNNNPKEAMDKIHEALLAGKAVVIFPTGEVSKSPHVEPFTIDYSAAVDDTHAMIIPFYIQGLWGTNYSYSGSDMYGASADRAVTVAFGKAIPANTPPNEVRAIIRRISIDAWKYAVKFVRPIAASWIRTCKRYVKHGPAIYNTDGGHFSGYKLMGAVMAFRGLLKKKLGKDEQNIGIMLPPSPAGVIVNLVLWVMGKTNVNLNYTSSVDNVKFCCERADVKTVISSKQFVQKLKGRGNDYSQIASDKVRILYAEDLMKEIPKAKIAALLVLCILFPAWLITFLFCKRTSIDDTAVIVFSSGSEGTPKGVLLSHRNLMGNIQQLACILNVSRGDVMLSELPLFHSFGLTVTTLLNLTEGCPIVAVADPTDVKTMARVCSEFHVTCMVATPTFLRAFTVSRYVHPLVFKYVRVIIAGAEALRPELATAFRLKFGKEIYEGYGCTETAPVASVNTENTLHNDYMTLQVNNKPGTVGPALPGTQFLIVDPETNIPLPTGEAGMILIGGCQVMQGYLKDQERTDSVIVKIDGIRYYRTGDKGYLDEDGFLTIVDRYSRFAKLGGEMISLGAVEKKIQDTPVLEGCDYLITTIPDSAKGEKIVLLYQGEKDPKDVLSELRASGFPPIMLPALAFKVEKVPKLGTGKADFTTAKKVARELAGVK; this comes from the coding sequence ATGTGGAAAACTAAGGGCGCGATTCGCTACTTTTTGTCCATCCTTGCGATGACCTTTGTTCAGATGGGTGTGTTCATTTACGCCCAGAAGATTTTGTCCGGGTCTTTCACCAACGTAGAATCGGGGCAGACATGGCAAGCGTTCATGCTGCAAATTTTCTTCCTCGCTCCGTACATCTTGATGGTTTTCTTTGCGGGCTTTTTCACCAATAAATTCTCGAAGAACAAGGTGCTTGCCTGGTCGGCGCTGTTCATGACGGTATTCGTGATTGCGCAGGCTGTGCTCGTTTCTTGCAATTGCCCGCGCGTGGCATTCTGGCTGTCTATTGGCTTGAGCTGTGGTTTTGCAGTGCATAGTGCCGCCAAATACGGTATTCTAAAGGAAATGTTCGGCGTTCGCAACCTGAGCTTTGCGAATGCGTTTTTGCAGATTTTTGGTCTGGGTGGCATTATTTGCGCCTCTTGGCTTGCCGTGGTGGGCGTGAACCTGATTAACCTGGAATCGCTGCATTCTTATGCGGCCGTGAATTTCATTACCAGCAAATCGATTGTGATTCCTTGGATTTTGACCGGTGTTGCCATTCTCGGTACGGTGGCAAGCTTCTTGGTGCCCAAGGTCAAGTACGAAAACCCGAATGTGAATATTGAAAACGTCAAGAAGCACTTGAGCCTGGGTTGGCGCGTGCCGACCCTCCGTGCTTCGATTATCGCGCTTTCGATGTTCTGGGCCTTGGCTCAGGTGTTCGTGCTCATGTATCAGGACGTTTCGGGCTCCCACGATATCAATACGATTCAAAATTACCTGGCCTTTGCGATTGCTGGTTTGATGGTGGGCTCCATTATTGCCGCCACCAAGTCCCGCGATTTTATCGAAACAGGCTTTATCCCGATGGGCATGATTGGCGTGTCCGTGTGCATGTTCCTGGTGCCGTTCTTTGTGCATCCGGTGGCTCTTGTGGTGCTTTATTCATTGACCGGTGTGTTCGGAGGCCTGTTCTTGGTGCCGGTGAACGCCCTGTTGCAATATAATACGCGCCCGAATAACTCCGGCTCGGTACTTGCACTTGCAAACATGATTCAGGCAATCGTGCTGATTGTATTCCTGTTCTTGTTCTCGGCTTTGGTCCATTATACCGATATTGAGCCCCAGCGTTATTTCCTTGGTATCGCCGTCATTTCGATGCTCGTGTTCGTATGGACGATTTCGAACTTGCCGCAGGCATTGCTCCGTTCGATGCTGAAGCTCGTGTTCAACCGCTACAAAATCCGTGTTTTGGGCGTGCAGAACATTCCGAACGAAGGTCCGGTGCTCTTGGTGGGTAACCATCATAGCTTTGTTGACTGGGCTATGTTGCAGATGGCATCTCCGCGTGCCCTTTGCATTGCAAGCAACAAGGACCACTTCGAAAAATGGTATTTGCGTGCGGTGTTGAAGCGCTTAGGCATGATCCGTATCGACAATAACAACCCCAAAGAGGCTATGGACAAGATCCATGAAGCACTCTTGGCGGGCAAGGCCGTGGTGATTTTCCCGACGGGCGAGGTGTCCAAGTCCCCGCACGTGGAACCGTTCACTATTGACTATTCGGCGGCTGTGGACGATACCCATGCCATGATTATTCCGTTCTATATTCAGGGTCTGTGGGGAACGAACTATAGCTACAGCGGCTCTGACATGTACGGTGCCTCTGCTGACCGTGCGGTAACGGTTGCTTTTGGTAAGGCTATTCCGGCCAATACTCCTCCTAACGAAGTTCGTGCCATTATCCGTAGAATTTCGATTGATGCTTGGAAGTACGCCGTCAAGTTCGTACGCCCAATTGCGGCCTCTTGGATTCGTACTTGCAAGCGCTACGTGAAGCATGGTCCGGCTATTTATAATACTGATGGCGGTCACTTCTCGGGTTACAAGCTCATGGGTGCCGTAATGGCGTTCCGCGGGCTTTTGAAGAAAAAGCTGGGTAAGGACGAACAGAATATCGGCATTATGCTCCCGCCGAGCCCCGCTGGCGTGATTGTGAACCTGGTGCTCTGGGTCATGGGCAAGACCAACGTGAACCTGAACTATACCTCGTCTGTCGATAACGTCAAGTTCTGCTGCGAACGTGCCGATGTGAAAACGGTGATTTCGAGCAAGCAGTTTGTCCAGAAGTTGAAGGGCCGCGGTAACGACTATTCTCAAATTGCCTCGGACAAGGTGCGCATTCTTTATGCCGAAGACTTGATGAAGGAAATCCCGAAGGCAAAGATTGCCGCCCTGTTGGTGCTTTGCATTCTGTTCCCGGCTTGGTTGATTACCTTCTTGTTCTGCAAGCGTACAAGCATCGACGACACGGCTGTAATCGTGTTCAGTTCCGGTTCCGAAGGTACGCCGAAGGGGGTACTCCTTTCTCACCGCAACTTGATGGGTAACATTCAGCAGCTCGCTTGTATCTTGAATGTGAGCCGTGGCGACGTGATGCTTTCGGAACTCCCGCTGTTCCATAGCTTTGGCCTGACGGTCACGACGCTCTTGAACCTGACTGAAGGTTGCCCGATTGTGGCTGTGGCTGACCCGACCGACGTGAAGACCATGGCCCGCGTTTGCTCGGAATTCCATGTGACCTGTATGGTGGCAACCCCGACCTTCTTGCGCGCCTTTACGGTGAGCCGTTACGTGCACCCGTTGGTGTTTAAGTATGTGCGTGTGATTATTGCCGGTGCCGAAGCCTTGCGCCCGGAACTTGCTACTGCTTTCCGCCTCAAGTTCGGTAAGGAAATCTACGAAGGATACGGTTGTACTGAAACCGCCCCGGTAGCCTCGGTGAATACCGAAAATACCTTGCATAACGACTACATGACGCTCCAGGTGAACAACAAGCCTGGTACCGTGGGCCCGGCTCTTCCGGGTACGCAGTTCCTGATTGTGGACCCCGAAACGAACATTCCGTTGCCGACAGGCGAGGCGGGCATGATTTTGATCGGTGGCTGCCAGGTGATGCAGGGCTACTTGAAGGACCAGGAACGTACCGACAGCGTGATCGTGAAAATCGACGGCATTCGTTACTACCGTACCGGCGACAAGGGCTACCTCGACGAAGACGGATTCTTGACAATTGTTGACCGCTACAGCCGTTTTGCAAAGCTCGGCGGCGAAATGATCAGCCTCGGTGCCGTTGAAAAGAAGATTCAGGATACGCCTGTCTTGGAAGGTTGCGATTACCTGATTACGACCATTCCGGACTCTGCGAAGGGCGAAAAGATTGTGCTCCTGTACCAGGGCGAAAAAGACCCGAAGGACGTGCTTTCGGAACTTCGCGCAAGCGGATTCCCGCCGATTATGCTCCCGGCGCTCGCTTTCAAGGTCGAAAAGGTACCGAAACTCGGTACTGGTAAGGCCGACTTTACGACCGCCAAGAAGGTCGCTAGGGAACTCGCGGGTGTAAAATAA
- the grpE gene encoding nucleotide exchange factor GrpE gives MAEDLNQQEPTAEEKAKFEQDVLKAAEEAMKMEAEANKADTSDAQAEAAEQPAEAAEKPAEPAEAAPSAEEVLKQQLADATDRNLRLMAEFDNYRRRTAKEQLELIETANGKLLEKLSEVQDNFERAFASENKAQDLEAFEKGMQMIYNQFAKILTDAGLEQIDPTGAEFDPNMHEALMQQPSETVPEGHVVTVFQKGYKLKNKILKTAKVIVSSGK, from the coding sequence ATGGCAGAAGATTTGAATCAGCAGGAACCGACCGCAGAAGAAAAGGCAAAATTCGAACAAGACGTGCTCAAGGCCGCCGAAGAAGCCATGAAAATGGAAGCCGAAGCCAACAAGGCCGACACATCTGACGCCCAGGCTGAAGCCGCCGAGCAACCCGCTGAAGCTGCAGAAAAACCGGCAGAACCTGCCGAAGCCGCTCCCTCTGCTGAAGAAGTTCTGAAGCAGCAGCTGGCCGATGCCACTGACCGCAACCTGCGCCTGATGGCCGAATTCGACAACTACCGCCGCCGCACCGCCAAGGAACAGCTCGAACTCATCGAGACCGCGAACGGCAAACTCCTGGAAAAACTCTCCGAAGTGCAGGACAACTTCGAGCGCGCCTTCGCCAGCGAAAACAAGGCCCAGGATTTGGAAGCCTTCGAGAAGGGCATGCAGATGATCTACAACCAGTTCGCAAAGATTTTGACCGACGCGGGCCTCGAGCAAATCGACCCGACCGGCGCAGAATTCGACCCGAACATGCACGAAGCCCTGATGCAGCAGCCCAGCGAGACCGTGCCCGAAGGCCACGTGGTCACCGTGTTCCAAAAGGGCTACAAACTCAAGAACAAGATTCTCAAGACCGCGAAGGTCATCGTCTCTTCCGGAAAATAA
- a CDS encoding virulence RhuM family protein, translating into MSKNGQKINPVSIRSSAAEYLTYVAAVGGSEQSVEMRYEDENVWLTQKMMAELYGVSVPAINQHIKNILEDGELAEDSVIKKYLITAGDGKNYQANHYNLQMIIAVGFKVNNERAVQFRKWAGQIVKDYTIQGWVMDKERLKNFGTILTEDYFERQLEAIREIRVSERRFYQKVTDIYSTALDYDPSAKITRDFFKKVQNKLHWAIHGHTAAELIVERADSQKEHMGLKTWAASPKGKILQSDVIVAKNYLEEDELKALELIVSGYLDFAEMQAARHIPMTMEDWARHLDRILEATEHELLTNAGKISMEVAHAITEWEKYRVVQDKLFHSDFDYFLELHEKMAQYKA; encoded by the coding sequence ATGAGCAAAAATGGTCAAAAAATCAATCCCGTGTCTATCCGCAGTTCCGCTGCAGAATACTTGACTTATGTGGCTGCTGTGGGCGGTTCCGAACAGAGCGTTGAAATGCGTTACGAAGACGAAAACGTATGGCTCACGCAAAAAATGATGGCAGAACTGTACGGGGTTAGCGTTCCGGCAATAAATCAGCATATCAAGAACATTCTCGAAGATGGGGAATTAGCAGAAGATTCAGTTATTAAGAAATACTTAATAACTGCTGGCGATGGGAAAAATTACCAGGCGAATCACTACAACCTCCAGATGATTATTGCCGTGGGGTTCAAGGTCAACAACGAGCGGGCGGTGCAGTTCCGCAAGTGGGCGGGGCAAATTGTCAAGGATTACACCATCCAGGGCTGGGTCATGGACAAGGAGCGGCTCAAGAATTTCGGGACAATCCTTACCGAAGACTATTTCGAGCGGCAATTGGAAGCCATTCGAGAAATCCGCGTGTCGGAGCGACGCTTTTACCAGAAGGTGACTGATATCTATTCGACTGCGCTAGATTACGATCCCTCTGCAAAAATCACCCGGGATTTTTTCAAGAAGGTCCAAAACAAACTCCATTGGGCGATTCACGGCCATACGGCGGCGGAACTCATTGTAGAACGGGCTGACAGCCAAAAGGAGCACATGGGGTTGAAGACCTGGGCGGCATCTCCAAAGGGCAAAATTCTTCAGTCCGACGTAATTGTCGCAAAGAATTATCTTGAAGAAGATGAACTCAAGGCCCTGGAGCTGATTGTCTCGGGTTATCTGGATTTTGCAGAAATGCAGGCCGCAAGGCACATTCCCATGACGATGGAAGACTGGGCGAGGCACCTTGACCGCATTCTTGAGGCTACGGAGCACGAACTTTTGACAAACGCGGGTAAGATTTCGATGGAAGTGGCCCACGCCATTACGGAATGGGAAAAATATCGCGTGGTTCAGGATAAGCTTTTCCACAGCGATTTCGACTACTTTTTGGAATTGCACGAAAAAATGGCACAGTACAAAGCGTAA
- a CDS encoding FISUMP domain-containing protein, which produces MKIFANALALSILLALLAACGDESSSSVSPEPRQCEEQSDDCDDASSSSEKISKNSSSSQKSADKGKSSSSEKNVKESSSSTTTKNSSSSVSGDKSSSSVKKEESSSSAVKSSSSVTPKSSSSEEVKQSSSSVVASSSSVTSSETVKSSSSKQNPWGTEEEWWPFSCNAFGGCLEFTDKRNNRTYKYLKFEGKDTTGEAATIYAMVENLNVGEMVRGYKDQKDDSKIERYCYDNDTLNCLYYGGLYQWAEMMQLPFECNSKSCADSIKPNHQGVCPEGWRLLTYNDFYIIVNSNGNTHGVEGVRSSFGFGGYNTTGYSLVGAGYNWDYSFERLNESTYWHYPQEGSIGNNTSFVGYQGRTSTKIGTQSTYKTHGFSVRCVMVE; this is translated from the coding sequence GTGAAGATTTTTGCAAACGCTTTGGCTCTGTCCATTCTCCTAGCCCTGCTAGCAGCATGTGGCGATGAATCCTCTTCTTCTGTTTCGCCGGAACCCCGCCAGTGCGAGGAACAGAGCGATGATTGCGATGACGCAAGTTCTAGCAGTGAAAAAATTTCCAAAAATTCTTCTAGCTCGCAAAAGAGCGCCGATAAGGGCAAGTCTTCTTCTAGCGAGAAGAATGTGAAGGAATCTAGTTCCTCAACAACTACCAAGAATTCTTCTAGCTCCGTCAGTGGCGATAAGAGTAGTTCTTCCGTCAAAAAAGAAGAATCTAGCAGCAGCGCTGTGAAGTCTTCTTCCAGTGTAACGCCGAAGTCGAGCAGCAGTGAAGAAGTTAAGCAGTCTTCTTCGAGTGTTGTGGCTTCGAGTAGTAGCGTTACCTCTTCTGAAACGGTGAAGTCGAGTAGTAGTAAACAGAACCCTTGGGGCACAGAAGAAGAATGGTGGCCGTTTAGTTGTAATGCCTTTGGTGGGTGTCTTGAATTTACGGATAAAAGAAACAATCGCACATACAAATATTTGAAGTTTGAAGGTAAGGATACCACGGGAGAGGCTGCGACTATTTACGCGATGGTGGAAAACTTGAATGTTGGTGAAATGGTTCGTGGTTATAAGGACCAAAAAGATGATTCAAAAATAGAACGTTACTGCTATGATAATGATACTTTAAATTGCCTTTATTATGGAGGCCTCTATCAGTGGGCTGAAATGATGCAATTGCCGTTCGAATGCAATAGTAAGAGTTGTGCCGATTCGATAAAGCCCAATCATCAAGGTGTATGTCCTGAAGGTTGGCGCTTGCTGACATATAATGATTTCTACATCATTGTCAACAGTAACGGAAATACGCATGGCGTTGAGGGCGTACGTTCTTCCTTTGGCTTTGGTGGGTATAATACAACTGGTTACAGTCTTGTCGGTGCTGGATATAATTGGGATTATTCTTTTGAACGATTGAATGAATCTACATATTGGCATTATCCACAGGAAGGATCTATAGGGAATAATACATCATTTGTTGGGTATCAGGGTCGTACTTCGACTAAAATAGGAACGCAAAGTACTTACAAGACCCATGGATTTTCCGTCCGTTGTGTAATGGTTGAATAA